One segment of Thermovenabulum gondwanense DNA contains the following:
- a CDS encoding GerMN domain-containing protein → MKKIFFVLSLLFLCLTLLASCSTKQAEEKAKVTLYYASLGNDKIIGEEREINLKKGESLPKKALEELIKGPSKPELRNNIPAETKILDLDIKDKIATVNFSKEFSQFPGIMAESFAIISVVNTLTEFPEIEKVHILVDGKELLAPSGMPYGLLKRYDLASINNSIIMNKTTITLYFSDDGANYLVPEYREVVKDKPLEQIIVEELIKGPQQPGHYKTIPPETKLLSIKVENGTAVVNFSKELKTKHWGGSTGEAFTIFSIVNSLTELPEIKKVEFLIEGKKEETLAGHMIFSEPFTRNENMIKK, encoded by the coding sequence ATGAAAAAAATTTTTTTTGTATTATCATTACTATTTCTATGCTTAACCCTACTTGCCTCCTGTTCAACAAAACAGGCTGAAGAAAAAGCGAAGGTTACCCTTTACTACGCCTCTTTGGGCAACGATAAAATAATAGGCGAAGAAAGGGAAATTAACCTTAAAAAAGGTGAATCCCTCCCTAAAAAAGCCCTGGAAGAACTAATTAAGGGGCCTTCCAAACCTGAATTAAGAAATAATATTCCTGCAGAGACTAAAATATTAGATTTAGACATAAAAGACAAAATAGCAACGGTAAATTTTTCAAAGGAATTTTCACAATTCCCCGGCATAATGGCAGAAAGCTTTGCAATAATTTCTGTAGTAAATACCCTCACGGAATTCCCGGAAATTGAAAAGGTTCATATTTTGGTAGATGGCAAGGAATTATTAGCTCCAAGTGGAATGCCTTACGGATTGCTTAAAAGATATGATTTAGCTTCAATTAACAATTCTATTATTATGAATAAAACAACTATTACATTATATTTTTCCGACGACGGAGCAAATTATCTCGTGCCAGAATACAGAGAAGTTGTAAAAGATAAACCTCTTGAACAAATTATAGTAGAAGAATTGATAAAAGGACCGCAACAACCCGGCCACTATAAAACTATCCCTCCGGAAACAAAGCTTCTATCTATAAAAGTAGAAAACGGTACCGCTGTTGTAAACTTTTCAAAGGAATTAAAAACAAAGCACTGGGGTGGTTCCACGGGTGAAGCGTTCACAATATTTTCTATAGTAAATTCTTTAACAGAACTGCCTGAAATAAAAAAAGTAGAATTCTTAATAGAAGGTAAAAAGGAAGAAACTTTAGCAGGGCACATGATTTTCAGCGAACCCTTTACACGAAATGAAAACATGATAAAAAAATAG
- a CDS encoding cysteine hydrolase family protein, with amino-acid sequence MSKALLVIDMLNDFIDERGKLFVGKAGKDIIPLIKEKITEFREKNLPIVFICDNHEKEDKEFEMFPPHCIKDSWGSSIIEDFEVREEDKIIKKRRYSAFYGTDLDLFLREKGINELFLAGVCTNICVLYTAKDARERGYSVKIFKEGVASFNEEAHKFALKEAGNTLGCEII; translated from the coding sequence ATGAGTAAGGCCCTTTTGGTTATCGATATGCTTAACGATTTTATCGATGAAAGAGGGAAGTTGTTTGTAGGGAAAGCCGGTAAGGATATAATCCCTTTAATAAAAGAAAAAATTACGGAATTTAGAGAAAAAAATCTACCTATTGTCTTTATCTGCGACAATCATGAAAAAGAGGATAAAGAGTTTGAAATGTTTCCGCCGCACTGCATTAAGGACTCATGGGGAAGCAGTATAATAGAAGATTTTGAAGTAAGAGAAGAAGACAAAATAATTAAAAAACGCCGCTACAGTGCTTTTTATGGGACCGATTTGGACCTTTTTTTAAGAGAAAAAGGTATAAATGAGCTATTTCTCGCAGGTGTTTGTACAAATATCTGTGTTTTATACACCGCTAAGGATGCGAGGGAAAGAGGTTATAGTGTAAAAATATTCAAAGAAGGTGTAGCCTCTTTTAACGAAGAAGCTCATAAATTTGCTTTAAAGGAAGCCGGGAATACATTGGGCTGCGAAATAATTTAG